From the Ignavibacteria bacterium genome, the window AAATAAAATATGCTTATTAATATTTGCCAACACTAGATCAAAGTTATTTTCTTCTACATTCGTTATTTTTCCAAGAATAAATTCGCACCGATTTTCTGTTTCGTTTTTCACAAAATTTTCATTTGCGTTTTCAATGCAGACTTCATCATTCTCTACTGCGACAACTTTTTCCGCCCCCAATTTTGCAGATGCAATTGCTAAAACGCCTGTCCCAGTCCCAACATCCAGAACTTTCATACCCGGAGAAATATACTTTTCAATCAGTTTGATCATTAATCTGGTCGATTGATGATATCCAGTTCCAAAAGACATTTTCGGATCGATGGTTAATACAATTTCGTTTTCTCTCGGGATATAATCTTTGAAGGAAGGTTTAATTACAAATTTTTCACTCACCTTGATTGGTTCGATTGTCTTCTCCCATTCTTCATTCCAATTTTGATTCTGCAGAGTATCAATTGTGAATAAATAATCCTCAATCAAAAGTTCATGTTTCATTCTATCAAAGAAAAGTTTCAACTCATGCTCTTTAGTTTTGTCAAATTCCTTGAAATAGGCAGTGATTCCATTTTCTATTTCTTCTATACCCTCAGCTTGAAGCAATTCAAAAATTCCTGTAATCAATTCACTATTCATCGGTTGTGTGAAAATCTTTACTGCAGTATAAATGCGATTTATCATTCTGAAGAAAACCTCAGTGAATAAATGAGATGTAAAAGCACTCTGCCCACCTCTCCAAGTGTTTTTGCGCTGATATTTTCAATCGTATCATCGTGAGTGTGCCAGTAATTCCTGCTGGGATTTGGATTTTCAGCACCGACTAAGTCTGCATCAATTATATCGATGACTTTCATCCCGACTTCGCCAAGCGGAATGTGATCGTCATAAATTGGTGAACTGATCTCATTAGAAAAAGTTGATGCACCCATTTGCGCAGCAATCTTCCAGATAATATCAACAATGTCGGGAGCAAATCTCATCGAGTTAGGTTCACGTTTGAAAACAGCATTTTTATCCCCAACCATGTCCAAAAGAATTCCGAATGCAGGTTTAATGTATTGCGGTCTATTTTGTGCAAAGTACTTTGCCCCGATTGAATAATTTATCAGATCACCCTCTGTTCCATAATCTTCTGCATCAAACAAAATAATGTCAATTCCAAATTCAACTTTTTGGTTTTTCAGAATTTTAGCTAATTCTAAAA encodes:
- a CDS encoding 50S ribosomal protein L11 methyltransferase, encoding MINRIYTAVKIFTQPMNSELITGIFELLQAEGIEEIENGITAYFKEFDKTKEHELKLFFDRMKHELLIEDYLFTIDTLQNQNWNEEWEKTIEPIKVSEKFVIKPSFKDYIPRENEIVLTIDPKMSFGTGYHQSTRLMIKLIEKYISPGMKVLDVGTGTGVLAIASAKLGAEKVVAVENDEVCIENANENFVKNETENRCEFILGKITNVEENNFDLVLANINKHILF
- a CDS encoding M28 family peptidase, which produces MKLYFIIFIGITFLISSCGDKEKPQRSSTPQYRIEAMSEIPIFDSLSTLNYIKKQIGFGPRNPNSFGHKQTMIFLHDELSKFADTTFVQRFSYPGYNNERLELGNIIASFNPSNPNRILLCAHWDTRPRAEKDNNQKNQMLPIQGANDGASGVAVLLELAKILKNQKVEFGIDIILFDAEDYGTEGDLINYSIGAKYFAQNRPQYIKPAFGILLDMVGDKNAVFKREPNSMRFAPDIVDIIWKIAAQMGASTFSNEISSPIYDDHIPLGEVGMKVIDIIDADLVGAENPNPSRNYWHTHDDTIENISAKTLGEVGRVLLHLIYSLRFSSE